The Pithys albifrons albifrons isolate INPA30051 chromosome 6, PitAlb_v1, whole genome shotgun sequence region GCTCCCGGGGCTCCCAGGCCAGCCCTGGCTCACGGAGCGCTGTCCCACCCGCCTGCTTCGACCAGGACATGACACCCTCCATGACGGGCGCACACCCCACGGGAGCTCCCACGCCGACACTGATTCCCACGCTCCCCTTCCCGGCTGcagccccgctccagcacccCCACGTACCTGCCCTCTCCGCCGCCCTCCATCCCCGCccgggccgcgccgccgccatGGCGGGGGCCGCGCTGCCACAGGCTCCTCCACGCTGCAAGAGAGCAGAGCGGTGCTGAGGGGCGTCGCGGGGGCCCCGGGGGgctccccccggccccggcgctcACCGGCCGCCAGCAGccccgcgccgcggccccgcgccccgcgcTCCATCGCTGCGCGCCCGCCCCGTGGGGGGGTCCCCTCGGCGGGTCTGGGGGTGTCGCTGCGGGGACAGGCGCGGGGAAGGCCCGGGGacaggcggcggcggcgctgcaGGGGTTACCGGCGGCGTTACGGTACCGGCGGGAACCGCTGCGCGGCGCGGGGCGTTACGGTAGAGGCCTGAAATGAGTGCACTGCGCGGGGCGTTACGGTAGCGCCGGGAATTGAGTGCGCGGTACCGGCGGGCCGGGGGTGTTACGGTACCTGTTATAAATTGAGACAAAGATGTCTTTTGTTCAGGCCAATAATGAATTTATTAGAATTAGCAAGCAAGCAATCAGGCAAAATGCGGCCTGGGCAGTCTCTGCTCCACCGATGGCGCGCACCCCCGGGGTTCGAGTGCTCTCTTTATTTAGTTCCATTTCCTGTTTTCGTGTCCTTTCTGGCTTCATCTGAGCATGCGTTCCATGTTGCTGGGGGTCTTTTCTGCCTCCTGGTGGTCGTTCGATGAAGGCTCATAGTCTTCCTCTTCTGCTCTTTCCGTATTTGGAGGTGATTTAAGACGCCTTTCGTTTCCTGGAACTTAGATACTGTTATGCGAGCAAAGCATAATACACGCCAAGCCGCACCCGGGGCCCGTCCCTCTGCTTCTCATCTTTAGTGAACAAAGTCAATGTTTACTCACTACAATTcccccctctctctttctcattttgttCACTAAACCTTTGCAACTCTCGGTAGCTCATTTCTAGCACCTCATTACCTTCTTCAGCTTCCCCTATTGGTTCATATTTTGCCCTGATTAACATCAAGTGTGCAGCTTCCAAGCACCCTTTAACAATTGCAACTAATTTGTTAAGAATGCAAGGTCCAAAAATAAGTGTTGCCATGAGTAACAGTGTAGGTCCTGCTATTGTGGATAACAAGGTCGTTAACCAAGGGGAATAATTAAACCAGGACTCATACCAACTTCATTGggtctctctttctttcttttgttgttcAAGTCTCTTTTGTAACTCTGCCATAGCATCTATGGCAACTCTGGTATGGTCCATATACACACAACATTCTTCTCCTAATGCAACACAAAGTCCCTCTCTTTGCAATAATATCATATCTAAGCCTCTCCGGTTTTGCATTACTACTTCAGATAAACATCTCAATGAGGCCGTTAAGGCATCAATGGCAGTTTTTACTTGTTTCATATCCTCATCAACAGATTCCTGAAGTGTTTGTAATTCTTTTGTTCCTTTAATCAAAGAGGCCACCCCGGTCCCAGCCCCGATTCCCCCTATGGCAAATAAGGTAGCAATCGTGACAGCTGTTAATGGTTCTCTTTTGGTCAGGTAGTGCCCTGGAGCGACATATCTATCATAGTTACCCGGGTGGTAGATGATTTTTGGCATTATGGTTACCTGGACACAATAACTGTTAGCAGCATTAAATAACTTCAGGGAAAGACATGGGGTTACCCCAATACTGGAACCCCACCTAGCACTGGATTTTGGTAGTAGCCATTTTGCTGTTTCCTTGCTCGTATTAATTGTCTTATTGCACAGGAGTCGCTTGTTTTCTGGAACTGTTCCCACACACCTTCCCTTTCCAGTCACTTGTTCAAGAGTAAGTCTGTTGGTTTTATCTCCATCCTGTCCCCACTTACATCGGGAGGGGGCAGACTCGTTTGACCGTGTGATTTTTGAGTCCACTCCTACTGCTTCATAAAAGGGTGGCTGAGCACAATAACACAACCAGCATTCTTTGGTCAGCTGTGGTTGTGTTTTATTTAGCCATTGGTAGCTAGCATTTACCATTTTCCAAAGAGTGTTATAATTATTGAGTCCCCTCCCCATCTTGGGTTCAGATACCTCTATAGTTCAATTGTTTGTTTCCCCAGTGCTATTCTTACTATTTGCCATGCCTGTTAGTACTTTATTAGCTTCTGAGCTACTAAGTACTCTCTCCTTCTTAATCATGAAATGTCCTCCCCTATCTCTGCCCGGTTCCCAATAGCGAAACCCCCAGATCTTTCCTATAAACCACGCTGAGTTTTGTGGCTGGGTTAcatttatatacacatatgtgCAATTACCTGGGTTTACTATTCCTTGCCCATCACGAAGAGGAGGCCTACATCCATATGGGCCCCAGCCAATTGTGATGAATTTGTCCTTGTTGCTACCTACATCCCAATCGGAAGCAATTGTTTCACAGCCCCAATAGGCACAGTAATAATGTCCTGGATAATTACAATACCCTTTTCCAGGATTTGAACTGGGACAACAATAGAATGCTGCAAGATTTAAACAAGGATGAATTTGCACTATTTCACACAGCGATACGCTAAAACTGGGAGATCCAGGAGTAATTACTGTTCTGAGGCTTCGTTGATCTTCCCATCTTATTAGAGACCATTGAAAGGGCTCATGTGTTTCCCCGGTTCCATAACCAAAAGTCCAAAACAGAATAATGGTCATTACCTCTAGAGTGTgtaggtttgggttttgggcTCCACTGCTTATTTGATTTTTCCGTCTAATTTGTATCCCCTTATTAGGTAGGGTCTTGCTGCTCAAGTGGGGAGGTTTACTCCCATTCCTGGGCCAGTTCTTTGAAAGCTGCTGTATTGTCCCAGGTCCTTGATTCGACCCTCCACACTTTGTTCCTCCTCTGCCTCGCCCGTCGACTCGGTTGCCTCGAGCCACGGGGTGTGCCATCTTCTCGGCAGCAGGGGAATTCTTCAGGAGGGTATTTATTATTGGTGACCTGTCTGAGGACGGAGGCTTTCCACTTGGGGTGTATCACACCTCAGCCCTTTGAATTCTTTTTGGCAGCACCCCTTCACTATTTCTACCACGAAGGGTAGAGGTTTGTTGGaataatagcaataattttCAGGATTTATTCCCTTTGAAAAGACTTCCCACCATTCAGTTGATTCATATTCAATTTCTCTTGtgtgaaatactttaaaatttattttccacccagttattttcctttctgatttcCAACAGGGGTTACACACTCCCCTTGGAGGAATGCCCCTATGGCAGTGTGACCACAACCTCTTCCTACTCACtttacaaacaaaacacacaaaagggTAACAGTTACAATTAAGATCCTTACATCTGACCTTAACACTAGAATTGCTTATCTGCCCATCCTCTAAACAGTATGAGTCTGGTAGGTATTCAATCCGCTAAGTGTCCATCAGTTCCTTTGGAATTTCAGTTTTAGATCTCCAGGATAGCTGGTCACTCACCACATCTGGTTAGAGACAGGTCCTTTAACTTGGCAGGCATGTGTCCACCCCTTTTCTGCAGTTCGGATCGCCGTTTCTGTAGTAAGCAACACAAGATAAGGCCCTTCCCATACAGGGGTTAGTGGAGTTTCCCTCCATGATTTTACTAACACATAATGTCCTGGCTGTAtgttgtgtatttttaaatctaGGGGAGGTCTCTGTACCACCATCCCTTTCTTCCATAACTCCTGCTGGTGATTCATCAGGCTTGCAATATAATTTGTTAGGTTGGCCTCATGCAATCGGGGGTGGTCTCGTGGCTCCTCCAAACTCTAGGGCATTCCATATAACATTTCAAATGATGAGACCCCTATATCTGCTCGGGGTCTTGTCCTAATGTTTAACAATGCTAAGGGAAGGCACTTAACCCATGATAATTTTGTTTCTATCATTAGTTTTGGtgctgtgaatgacccttccccccaaaaacaggacttcgagccacgttagtgtagggtaagataaaaagtaaaggtcctttaataacacagggcctacagcccacaggaatacagggtGACATGCATGtaccccagttcttgtttccatggcttttacactaagatccctccaatcattgctttacacatttctcagttcagccccagtcccacccctggtccaaccccctggaattgggtctggggttgtcaagaccctctgtcttcatcagctcttcttcctcaggcacacaaaggtctcttggagttcatccagttctggcttttgggtcactctgacctatgtttatgtttcattctgtaggccttctgatatccttcagctctgccttggaaaggagtctaaacaagattaattaactaaaggaatttgagctccctgttctgggacaggggtagtgatagaaaggcattaaacttaaactgttagaaatattaaccctctaaaaatctacaactactgtgttcctaaaatctacaaaatgtgaaaatcagaacaaaaaccctttcggcatcagttTGGTGAgttgtttctttatttccccATTCATTCTTTCTACTTTTCCTGAACTCTGAGGGTGCCAGGGAGTATGATGCTCCCACTTTATTCCCATAGTGGTTAGGATCTCATTCATTACTTCTAATACAAAGTGAGGTCCTCTGTCTGAATCTATAACCTCCATAACTCCATACCTAGGGATTATTTCTTCTAACAATATTTTTGCTACTGTTTGGGCTGTCGTTCTTGCCATGGGGAATGCCTCCATAAAATGAGTAAGATGGTCTACAATtactaataaatatttatacctCCCCACTTTTGGCAGTTCAGTAAAGTCAATCTGTATTTTAACAAATGGCCTGTGTGCCAATTCCCTACCACCTGAAATTTTTGTCCTTACATGATTTTTATTCACCTTCTTACAAATCAAACAATCTCCCGTAACTTGCTTTGCTAAGTTATAGATACCAATACTCATATATAAATCTCTGCCTAATAAATTATATTCTGCTTCTGGTACCAGCAATAAAGATCCTGTTCCAAATTTGGTACCTGTTTCATACAATACTTCTTTAATTACGGGCACTTCAAAAGGTTCTCCCTTTCCACCTATTACTTGCATAGTGTCGGGAGAAACCCGGCACCCATGGGGCAGACACTGGACTGTAGATCTTTCTGCTCCAGTGTCCACGAGAAATTCAATTTCTTGTTGCTGGGGTCCCACTTCAAGTTTTATCAAGGGCTCTTTTTGATGTCTAGTCCCCAGCAGACAGAGCCCCTGACACCTCTAATCTTCTCCGAACATTTTCTCATCCTTGATTCTTTTTCTACAATTCCTTTTCAAATGTCCCTTTATCCCACAATAAAAACAAGCCCCTTGATCTTTTTTTAACACTGATGGTCTTGACCCCCTTTTTTCAGAGGTTTTCAGAGGTCTCCCTTCCGGCTGCATCGCTCTCTGTCCTTCCCTTACTGCGGCCACCATCATCCTAACTTGTTTCTTATGAGTCTCGTCCTCTCTTCTCACATAAACTTTTTGTGCTCCCCTCAACAACTCATCCAATCCCTGGTCTTGCCAGTGGTCtaatttttccaatttttttcgTGTATCTTCCCATGCCTTAGCCACAAACTGAGTTTTTAGCAGGGCCTGCCCTACTGGGGTCTCAGGGTCTAGTCCTGAATACATTTGTAAGTTTCTTCTTAGCCTTTCTCACCACTAGGTTGGGGTTTCATCTTTTATCTGTCTTTCATTGAAGGCCTTATTAATGTTCTGTCCTCTCGGGACAGCTTCTCTAATACCTTGAACAATTATAGTTCTAAGGTCTTGCACGTGGGCTCTGTCCCCTGCATTCTGGTGGTTCCAGTTTGGCCTTTGTAAGGGCCATTTCATGTCTGCAAGTGGTCCCTGGATGTGTTGGGCATCCCATACTCTCATACCTGCTCTCCTAATCAtattcttttcctctgctgtaaataaaatatttaggatAGATTGTAACTCATCCCACGTGTAAACATTGGGACCCAGGAATTGGTCAACTCGTTCAGCTACTCCTAAGGGATCCTCTAATAAATTCcccatttctttcttaaattcCCTAACATGTGCCAAATTTAATGGAATTGATACAAATCCCATCCCCGGTTGGGGTCCTCCCATTGGAGTCTCCCGCAGTGGGTACAAGTTCTGTTGCCTGGTCTGACTTCTGGTTCTCTGTCTATTATCCTTGGAGAAATCTAAATCCAGACCTATAAGGTCCCCTGACTGTGGTGCTGATGGTGAGGGGTGCGGTGCTGAGGGTCACACCTGAGCTGCTTGTGGGGGTGGAGGTACATAAGGTGGTGGTCCTGGAGGAGTTTCCTCCTCCCTTGGTTTTTTCTTAGTAACATTTCCCCCCTCATTTAAAACAAGCAGTCTGGTCTCAGCGGGGTAGGGcatgatgccaaaggggtttttgttctgattttcacattttgtagattttaggaacacagtagttgtggatttttagagggttaatatttctaacaatttaagtttaatgcctttctatcattacccctgtcccagaacagggagcttaaattcctttagttaattaatcttgtttagactcctttcctagagctgaaggatatcagaaggcctacagaatgaaacataaacacaggtcagagtgacccaaaagccagaactggatgaactccaagagacctttgtgtgcctgaggaagaagagctgatgaagacagagggtcttgacgaccccagacccaattccagggggttggaccaggggtgggactggggctggactgagaaatgtgtaaagcaattgatgccaaaggggtttttgttctgattttcacattttgtagattttaggaacacagtagttgtggatttttagagggttaatatttctaacagtttaagtttaatgcctttctatcactacccctgtcccagaacagggagcttaaattcctttagttaattaatcttgtttagactcctttcctagagctgaaggatatcagaaggcctacagaatgaaacataaacacaggtcagagtgacccaaaagccagaactggatgaactccaagagacctttgtgtgcctgaagaagaattgatgaagacagagggtcttgacgaccccagacccaattccagggggttggaccaggggtgggactggggctggactgagaaatgtgtaaagcaatgattggagggatcttattataaaagccatggaaacaagaactggggtacatgcatgtcatcctgtattcctgtgggctgtaggccctgtgttattaaaggacctttactttttatcttacccttcACTAACAtgctcaaagtcctgtttttggggggaggggtcattcatggcatcagGCATCCAAAGACTGGCATATTCACTTTCCTCCTCACTAAATGGTTTCTTAGAATTTACATAAGTATTCAAATCTTGACACAACCAGTCCTCAAAGGACCCAAAAACGGGCCAAAATATATTCCCAAAAAGCCTTTACCCTCCCCAAACTTCTATACAATAGTGTATCATTTTTGCCttactttttcccttcctcctagGAGAGTCTCCCCAATTCCGAAGCACTATTCCTAGTGGGCTGTCATGCGGAATTGGGGGGAGCTTTGCCTGGGGCTCCCTCCGCATGGGTGCAGGGAGTTTGCCTGTCCCTTGCCCCATCTTCCGGAGGGTGCTCAAACACACACACGCTCGCCTGGTTCGTGGCTCAGTCCCTCGGGGGAGCTGAGAACGGCACTGCTGAGGGTCCACACTCGCTGGGTCTCTGAGAGACCCGTCACACGCCACCCTCCGGGAATTCCAACCCGAACCGAACGGATCCCGCTCATACTCACGCGTCCCGCGTCTTCGTTCGGATCTTCGTGCACAAAGTTTACAGGGTTCTTCCTTTTGCCTATTGCTTAATTCGGGTTCGTCGTAGAGGAGCCAGCGCTTTTAGGGCAACCGGGCCGCCTGGCGAGAGGCGGGGGCGCCTCCCGAGGGTCCCAAAAACGCCGTACGAATCCTCTATTCGAGTCACGGCACCAGAACTGTTATAAATTGAGACAAAGATGTCTTTTGTTCAGGCCAATAATGAATTTATTAGAATTAGCAAGCAAGCAATCAGGCAAAATGCGGCCTGGGCAGTCTCTGCTCCACCGACGGCGGGCACCCCCGGGGTTCGAGTGCTCTTTTTATTTAGTTCCATTTCCTGTTTTCGTGTCCTTTCTGGCTTCATCTGAGCATGCGTTCCATGTTGCTAGGGGGTCTATTTCTGCCTCCTGGTGGTCGTTCGATGAAGGCTCGTAGTCTTCCTCTTCTGTCTCTTTCCGTATTTGGAGGTGATTTAAGACGCCTTTCGTTTTCTGGAACTTAGATACTGTTATGCGAGCAAAGCATAATACACGCCAAGCCGCACCCGGGTCTCGTCCCTCTGCTTCTCATCTTTAGTGAACAAAGTCAATGTTTACTCATTACGGTACCGACCGACCGGCCGTGAAGTGAGTGCGCGGTACCGGCGGGCCGGGGGTGTTACGGTACCCGGCGTGCCCCGCGCGGGCGGAAGTGAGTGCGCAGccccggcggcggcgcggcctCTTCGCTCCGGCCCCTCCGGTCCCGTCCCGGTCCCGCCGCCGCCACCATGAAGGACGTGCCGGGGTTcctccagcagagccagagcgCGGGCCCGGGCCAGGCCGCCGTGTGGCACCGCCTTGAAGAGCTCTACAACAAGAAGTGAGCgcggggaaggggggggaggaGAATGCCCGGTGTTGGCGCCCGGTGTCTCCGGTGCCCCGGGCTCACGGCGGGTGTTCTgtgtccccaggctgtggcaTCAGCTCACCCTGCAGGTGCTGGACTTCGTGCAGGACCCCTGCTTCGCCCAGGGCGATGGGCTCATCAAGGTGTGGGGGCCGCTCCCGGTTCACGGGGTGGGGGGGTTTGTACCGGGGAAAACGCAGCCTGTGCCCTTGGCTCTAATAATCCTCTCGGAGATTACTAACCGAGGTGCGCTCATCTCCTGTGAGCCTGCAGAGTCTGGAAATTGGGCTGCAGTTAAATGTGTGGGGGTTTGTAACCTTCAAAGTGATTCTTTACTTTCATTCACTggagttttcttgtttttggaGCTCCAAGGTGGGGGCTGGGGGTTCCCAGACGCTTCCCTTGGGTTCCCTCCTTGTGCTTGGGGGAAGCTCAAAGGAGCAGTTCAGGCCTCCTGGATTCTGCACCGTGCAGGAGTTTCTGTAGGGGATGCCCAAGGTGTTGGAAAAGTCACAGAATCctggactggtttgggttgggagagaccttaaGTGTTATCATGCTCCACCCTCCCTGgatgggacaccttccactagcccaggttgctccagcctggcctggaacacttaCAGGGATGTTCAAATGAGCAGCAATAGAGAGGAAATAGAGTGAGAAGCCCTGAAATgagtgtccctgtccttgtccccacAGCTCTATGAGAACTTCATCAGTGAGTTTGAGCACAGGTGAGTCATCTGGGGGGGCCTGGGGGTCACCTGAGGGGAGTTGGGTATCACCTGGAATGGGGTTGGGTATCACCTGGAATGGGGTTGGGTATCACCTGGAATGGGGTTGGGCATCACCTGGGGTGGGTTGGGGGTCACCTGGGGTGAGTTGGGGGTCACCTGGAGTGGGTTGAAGGTCACCTGAGGGGTTGGGGGCCCTGTGCTGACCCTGAGGTGCTCGTTGCAGGGTGAACCCCCTGTCCCTGGTGGAGATCATCCTGCATGTGGTCCGGCAGATGACAGGTGTGTGTCCTCACCCCCTCCCCGTGGCGTTTTTAGCCCCCCTGATCCCTGTGGAATGTGACAAGACACCAGTAAATCTTGGATGGGAAGTTACTACTGTCCTTCTGGTGTTTTGAGAAGGGAAAGCACAGGCTTGGAAGGAttaaattcctgctgctgcctggatcAGGAATTCCACAGCTTCCCCAGAGAGGTGGTTGGTGAGGGAAAGCCCAGCCTACCTGGCAGCACCTGTTACAAGTTGAGGGTACACTGTGGAAAACACACATTCCAGCCTTCAGGACTCCAGTAAAGGGTGTGTGTGTAGGTGAAGTTTAGTTCCACGGgaactcctggcactgctcctgtTTTCAGCCTGTTTTCTTCTCTACTCCAGATCCCAATGTGGCCCTGACTTTTCTGGAAAAGACTCGGGAAAAGGTACGTCTCAGGTTGCTCCCTGTGGCAGTTTACCTGCAGGTGAAGAGGCACCggtgtgtgtgtgacacctgtgcTGGAGAACCCTCTTTCCTCAGGGATTTTCATGCAGGAATGTGATCAGTGACATGaatccagccctgtcccagcctctGGAGCACACCTGGCTGCAGGTGACACTCCAAGCAGgtctctgtgtccctgcaggtgaAGAGCAGTGACGAGGCCGTGATCCTGTGCAAAACAGCCATCGGAGCTCTCAAGCTCAACATTGGGGACCTTCAAGTCACCAAGGTGAGGGGTGACCCAGCATGGGGCATTTTGGGGTGCTGGGACATTCCTTGAAtatcccagctcccagctcagaGGGTCTTGGGAGCTCCCCAGGATGTGGGAGCTGCTCATGGTGGGCTGGGGTGTCATTGCCTGAGCAATCATGGGGTTTGTCATTTTGTCTGGTTTTAGAACCCTCTTCTAAACCTAAAGTGAAGTTTTTCGTGCAGGACAGCTTTAGATCTCCTACAGCAAGTGCAGAGTGATGGCTTTGGGTGTGTGTAACATCGTGTAATGGTGtaatggtttgggatggaagggatcTTGAAGACCGTCCAGTTCCACCcggggacaccttccactatcccaggttgctccaagccctgtccaacctggcctgggacacttccagggatggggcagccacagcttctctggacaacctgtgccagggcctcaccagcctcacagtgaagaatttattCCAGAATCCCATCTAAATCTTTTTCctttagtttaaagccattattATGTATAATTATAGCTGCTAGGCTGGTTTggggcttggggttttttctccctaaCTACCATGGGAAGGGAGAatactgctttatttttaagtggatatataaaaacacacacacatatatatatataaataatgtgGTGGTGGCTTGGGCTGTGGTCACACTCGTGGGGTGTCACACCTGCCCTGGGTGTCACTGGGAACATTGTGACCCATCCAGCCGGGATCACAGGGGTGCACCAGGTGCTCCTTCCCCTGTCCAAAGGCAGGTCTCCCCCTGTCCAGGAGACCATTGAGgaggtggaggagctgctgaacaCCCTGCCCGGGGTGACCTCGGTGCACAGCCGCTTCTATGACCTCTCCAGCAAGTACTACCAGACCGTGGGGAACCACGCTGCCTACTACAAGGATGCTCTGCGCTTCCTGGGCTGCATCGAGGTCAAGGACCTGCCAGGTAACTCCTTTCCCTGGAAAATCCCACTCTCCACACTCTGCCTTATCAAATAAATGCCCTGGCAGAggtttttctctgtgttgttttGGCTGTGCTGTGATGGATCTAAGGTCTGACTGGATAGAGGAGTGAGATCCCCTCAGGATCCTGCTCCTAAGCTGCCCCAGGGTGATGGGAGGCAGGGAATGTCTCTGCCAGAAGGGAGAGTTTATTCCAATTCCCAAAAATCTTCACTCTGGATTCCAAAAGTGGCCCTTTTGTGCTGTGGTTACTGCAGGCTCCTGAATTTCAGGCCTGGGAGATGGTGAGGGCTGGAAATGGTTTAATACGGGCACAGAGGATAATGAGAGAGGGAGTGATGGGGCTTAAACACTAATATACAAGTATACTTTAttatacaaattatttttggtttgtttttttttttcatccaaattacttttggtttgggtttggttttcttttgtccagtatcagagcagcaggagagagcCTTCAccctggggctggctgggctgctGGGAGAAGGTGTTTACAACTTTGGGGAGCTGGTAAGTTCTGTCACATCCCTCCATGGAGCATCAGGAGCTGATTTTATCTTGCTGACTCCCTCCTGCCTGGTTTCTGCAGCTCATGCACCCTGTGCTGGAGTCCCTGAGGAGCACAGACCGGCAGTGGCTCATTGACACCCTCTTTGCCTTCAACAGTGGCAACGTGGAGACCTTCCAGGCCCTCAAGTCGGCCTgggggcagcaggtgaggggtGTTGTGCTGCTGAAGGTCCAGGCTTAGGGTTTACAGAGGCCACTTGGAGTCTGTGGACCTCTATCACCTTCACCTAATTCCTGACTCTGGTGCactaatataattttaattggGGCATAGGAATTATTTCATCTTGATGCACATCATTAGTTTTCTTTTGGCCTCCCTCTGGTtgatggaaagaaataaaaagaaatctccAGTGGTCCAAGGGCAAAGTACACACGTCCTGCACAGGCAGATAATCCCAGATTTAATCTCTGTGACAGGAGTGCTTCCAGTGGAAAAGACTGGTTTTCTCTCCTGTTCTGGGAAGTCTGAGGAAAACAGTGGTGTTGGATGTAACCTGCACTGGCCACACCAGGAATTGCTGCCATAGCAGTAGTTTGCAGGTGGATTTGTGAGTCcacaggcacagggctgtggcCTTTGACAGGCTGCCTGCCTGGTGAGATCTGTTTTATGTGCAGCTCCTGGGATTTATTTTCTGGAACCATTCCCAGAATGTGGCTGGGCTGTGATGGCTTCCTCGCTCCTAAATGAAGCTCCCTCAGGGATTTACTCCTGCGTGTATTAAGCTGTTCTCCCCCAGGATGGGGAGAAAATGCACCAAATCAGGTCATTATGGCATTTTCTTCCCTCACAGCCTGAC contains the following coding sequences:
- the PSMD13 gene encoding 26S proteasome non-ATPase regulatory subunit 13: MKDVPGFLQQSQSAGPGQAAVWHRLEELYNKKLWHQLTLQVLDFVQDPCFAQGDGLIKLYENFISEFEHRVNPLSLVEIILHVVRQMTDPNVALTFLEKTREKVKSSDEAVILCKTAIGALKLNIGDLQVTKETIEEVEELLNTLPGVTSVHSRFYDLSSKYYQTVGNHAAYYKDALRFLGCIEVKDLPVSEQQERAFTLGLAGLLGEGVYNFGELLMHPVLESLRSTDRQWLIDTLFAFNSGNVETFQALKSAWGQQPDLAANEALLLQKIQLLCLMEMTFTRPANHRQLTFEEIAKSAKVTVNEVELLVMKALSVGLVKGSIDEVDKRVHMTWVQPRVLDLQQIKGMKDRLEFWCTDVRSMEMLVEHQAHDILT